One segment of Longimicrobiales bacterium DNA contains the following:
- a CDS encoding nuclear transport factor 2 family protein: protein MLGLRSVSSLILAGSMAACATETASINNETELSQVEAANVAFTGAIAAFDLEGIMSWIAEDALFYPPDAEMLSDNDSVRDFFEAGLSDPNAAAEFEHLSSAISEDGSMGYTVSMLHYTYTAPDGSVATDHDRDLHVWRKDSSGNWKVALDMWNSGSSEMQ from the coding sequence ATGCTCGGACTCAGAAGCGTCTCTTCACTCATCCTCGCAGGCAGTATGGCTGCGTGTGCGACGGAGACTGCGTCCATAAACAACGAGACAGAGCTTTCTCAAGTGGAGGCAGCGAACGTGGCCTTCACCGGGGCTATTGCGGCGTTTGACTTGGAAGGAATCATGTCCTGGATCGCAGAAGACGCGCTCTTCTATCCACCAGACGCCGAGATGCTCTCTGATAACGATTCGGTGCGTGACTTCTTCGAAGCGGGTTTGTCGGATCCGAACGCAGCCGCCGAGTTCGAGCACCTGTCCTCCGCGATTTCTGAAGATGGCAGCATGGGCTATACAGTCAGCATGCTCCACTATACCTACACGGCGCCAGATGGAAGCGTTGCCACAGACCACGACCGAGACCTCCACGTTTGGAGGAAAGACAGCTCCGGCAATTGGAAGGTGGCGCTCGACATGTGGAACTCTGGCTCTAGCGAGATGCAGTAG